The Sinorhizobium terangae genome has a window encoding:
- a CDS encoding iron-sulfur cluster assembly accessory protein, translating into MITLTENAVAGMKAALSRAPEPVEGFRIMVQAGGCAGFKYVMGMESLAREGDVVIETDGVTVFVDAGSQPQIAGMTVDFVTGVDSSGFVFDNPNAREKCSCGKSFG; encoded by the coding sequence ATGATCACGCTCACCGAGAATGCCGTCGCCGGCATGAAAGCTGCGCTTTCCCGAGCCCCCGAGCCGGTGGAAGGTTTTCGCATCATGGTCCAGGCAGGCGGCTGCGCGGGCTTCAAATACGTCATGGGAATGGAAAGCTTGGCGCGTGAGGGCGACGTGGTCATCGAGACAGATGGGGTTACGGTGTTCGTGGACGCAGGTTCGCAACCCCAAATTGCCGGTATGACCGTCGACTTCGTCACCGGGGTCGATTCCTCCGGGTTTGTCTTCGACAATCCAAACGCGCGAGAGAAGTGCTCCTGCGGCAAGTCCTTTGGCTGA
- a CDS encoding ferredoxin family protein encodes MTIAVTNLRVEEKLYQNRYVVDSGRPHIKVRPHQSPSAKLYALTSVCPAKCYELNDKGQVEITADGCMECGTCRVLCEASGEIEWNYPRGGFGVLFKFG; translated from the coding sequence ATGACGATCGCAGTCACCAACTTGCGCGTAGAGGAAAAGCTTTATCAAAATCGCTATGTGGTCGATTCAGGACGCCCGCACATTAAAGTGCGACCGCACCAGTCGCCGAGCGCGAAACTCTACGCCCTTACAAGCGTCTGCCCGGCCAAATGCTATGAGTTGAATGACAAGGGCCAAGTGGAGATCACCGCCGACGGGTGCATGGAGTGCGGCACATGCAGAGTCCTTTGCGAGGCAAGTGGTGAGATCGAGTGGAATTACCCGCGAGGCGGCTTCGGTGTCCTCTTCAAGTTCGGATGA
- a CDS encoding iron-sulfur cluster assembly scaffold protein has product MNAGVLKAAATGAISCSKTLELMTTVDPVAEAVTAAKSQSLRCSSAIPSSSVIAELIIGTTADEAHRLIHRVKAGFIDGQPPNRTHRSDVNFTRSADFRGRGRSWDHEPGALVCKGFGVDKGVIRKASVSTASLPASGPFATRSLLAAGARAPKRWSKCLSAAMQQCSRKAPRRERRPVRKTKAAVDTANSACRKAVKGMRSPEGCGGCSLVNVGHDQAPSPRRAPRSRVCRPRSSSTARASRAAEHMNVHVIPRPPRMQP; this is encoded by the coding sequence ATGAATGCCGGCGTTCTCAAGGCCGCTGCGACCGGCGCCATCTCCTGCAGCAAAACGCTTGAACTGATGACCACAGTCGATCCTGTTGCCGAAGCGGTCACAGCCGCGAAATCCCAGTCTTTGCGTTGCAGCTCTGCGATCCCCTCTTCGTCAGTGATTGCCGAACTCATCATTGGAACGACTGCCGACGAAGCGCACCGCCTCATCCATCGGGTGAAAGCGGGGTTCATCGACGGCCAGCCGCCGAACAGAACGCACCGTTCGGATGTGAATTTTACCAGGAGCGCCGATTTCCGCGGCAGGGGACGCTCCTGGGATCACGAGCCAGGCGCCCTCGTCTGCAAAGGCTTTGGTGTCGATAAAGGCGTGATCAGAAAGGCATCCGTATCAACTGCCTCACTGCCAGCGAGCGGGCCATTTGCGACACGAAGCCTGTTGGCGGCTGGGGCGCGGGCTCCAAAGCGGTGGAGCAAATGCTTGTCGGCGGCCATGCAGCAATGTTCACGGAAGGCGCCACGACGTGAGAGGAGGCCTGTACGCAAAACAAAGGCCGCCGTCGATACGGCAAATTCGGCTTGTCGGAAAGCTGTCAAGGGCATGCGTTCACCTGAGGGCTGCGGGGGCTGCAGCCTTGTCAACGTCGGCCATGATCAAGCTCCCTCACCCCGCCGCGCGCCTCGATCCCGTGTCTGCAGGCCTCGGTCATCATCAACTGCACGCGCAAGCAGGGCGGCAGAGCACATGAATGTTCACGTCATTCCTCGCCCCCCGAGAATGCAGCCATGA
- a CDS encoding electron transfer flavoprotein subunit alpha/FixB family protein gives MLNTKQGTPPPAAGRAGMKKELPEHFKDYRHVWVFIELERGQVHPVSFELLGEGRKLADKLGVELAGVVLGPAGEATLYAVAEAFAYGADLAYLVEAPLLEDYRNEPFTKAMTDLVTTYKPEILLLGATTLGRDLAGSVATTLLTGLTADCTELDVDAEGSLAATRPTFGGSLLCTIYTLNCRPQMATVRPRVMAMPQRVNKPIGRVIQHDVPMVEEEIVTKALGFLSDGQSSTANLAYADVVVAGGLGLGAAENLKLVKNLARAIGAEYGCSRPLVQKGWMPADRQIGQTGKTIRPKLYIAAGISGAIQHRVGVGGADLIVAINTDRNAPIFDFAHLGVVTDAIRFLPSLTEVFTHRLSPHSRDKLAN, from the coding sequence ATGTTGAACACGAAGCAAGGCACCCCTCCTCCAGCCGCTGGCCGCGCCGGCATGAAGAAGGAACTGCCCGAGCATTTCAAGGACTACCGGCACGTTTGGGTCTTCATCGAGCTGGAGCGGGGCCAGGTCCATCCCGTCTCCTTCGAACTGCTCGGTGAAGGCCGCAAGCTCGCTGACAAGCTAGGGGTCGAGCTTGCCGGCGTCGTTCTCGGACCGGCGGGAGAGGCCACCCTTTATGCCGTTGCCGAGGCCTTTGCTTACGGCGCCGATCTTGCCTATCTGGTCGAGGCGCCGCTCCTCGAAGACTACCGCAATGAGCCTTTCACCAAAGCAATGACGGACTTGGTCACTACATACAAACCGGAGATTCTGCTTCTCGGTGCGACCACGCTCGGCCGCGATCTTGCCGGTTCCGTGGCGACGACGTTGTTGACGGGACTGACGGCCGACTGCACCGAACTTGATGTGGATGCGGAAGGCTCGCTCGCCGCGACACGGCCGACCTTCGGCGGCTCCCTGCTATGCACAATCTACACCCTCAACTGCCGTCCGCAGATGGCAACAGTGCGGCCGAGGGTCATGGCCATGCCGCAGCGCGTGAACAAGCCGATCGGGCGTGTCATTCAGCACGACGTCCCGATGGTAGAGGAAGAGATCGTTACCAAGGCCCTCGGTTTTCTTTCCGACGGCCAATCGTCGACCGCCAATCTCGCCTATGCCGACGTCGTGGTTGCCGGAGGCCTTGGTCTCGGCGCGGCGGAGAACCTGAAGCTTGTAAAGAATCTCGCGCGGGCGATTGGGGCCGAATATGGCTGTTCGCGCCCGCTGGTCCAGAAGGGCTGGATGCCGGCTGATCGGCAGATCGGCCAAACTGGCAAGACCATCCGGCCGAAACTCTACATCGCGGCCGGGATCTCGGGCGCCATCCAGCACCGGGTTGGCGTCGGGGGAGCTGATCTCATAGTGGCGATCAACACCGACCGAAACGCGCCGATTTTCGATTTCGCTCACCTCGGCGTGGTGACCGATGCGATCCGCTTCCTGCCGTCCTTGACGGAAGTCTTCACCCATAGGCTGTCGCCGCACAGTCGCGATAAGCTTGCGAACTGA
- a CDS encoding nitrogen fixation protein NifQ: protein MSDLRQIRVFSGTGITRGVRISYRPSRQRHSQSPSTGGWPRMDLEMDFDEHVLACVLSRALEEIEAGEATATEATGLSRVELLDILTRSFPTSLIHGFSLEEVTDPEIGTEEELLRGLLLTHARPGDPASARFAKIIARRALRNDHLWQDLGLFDRSELSRLLATHFPNLAAGNTGNMKWKKYLYSKLCEAEGFSLCAAPSCRECHEFKGCFGSEEGESRLAPIKSGTDLD from the coding sequence ATGTCAGACCTGCGTCAGATCCGCGTTTTCTCGGGAACGGGCATCACCCGCGGAGTGCGAATATCCTATCGGCCCAGTCGGCAACGACACTCACAGTCGCCCAGCACCGGCGGATGGCCTCGTATGGACCTCGAGATGGACTTCGACGAACATGTGCTTGCCTGTGTCCTTTCGCGTGCGCTCGAGGAGATCGAGGCCGGCGAGGCGACGGCGACCGAGGCAACCGGTCTTTCGCGCGTCGAGTTGTTGGATATCCTGACCCGCAGTTTTCCCACAAGCCTTATCCACGGCTTCTCCTTGGAAGAGGTGACCGATCCCGAGATTGGTACGGAGGAGGAACTTCTGCGCGGACTGCTTCTAACGCATGCGCGGCCGGGCGACCCCGCGAGCGCCCGTTTTGCCAAGATCATCGCCCGGCGTGCCTTGCGCAATGACCATCTCTGGCAGGACCTCGGCCTCTTCGACCGGTCCGAGCTCAGCCGCTTGCTTGCCACGCACTTCCCGAACCTGGCGGCCGGCAACACCGGAAACATGAAATGGAAGAAGTATCTCTATTCCAAGCTCTGCGAGGCTGAGGGTTTTTCGCTTTGTGCAGCGCCCAGTTGCCGGGAATGCCACGAGTTCAAGGGTTGCTTTGGCTCGGAAGAGGGCGAGAGCCGCCTTGCACCGATCAAGAGCGGGACCGATTTGGACTAG
- a CDS encoding electron transfer flavoprotein subunit beta/FixA family protein: MHIVICIKQVPDSAQIRVHPVTNTIMRQGVPTIINPYDLFALEEALKLRDAHGGEVTVLTMGPPMAEDALRKALTYGADRAVLLTDRYFAGSDTLATSFALSQAIAKIGETFGTPDIVFTGKQTIDGDTAQVGPGIAKRLDLLQLTYVAKIASIDLNTREITVERRSEGGTQTLMSKLPCLITMLEGTNEIRRGSLDDALRAARSRIVKWSAADAGIEDLTKCGLRGSPTVVKRVFAPAARAEKAEQIDTTEKTPRDLADALIAGIFSRQPALEDELAFDGDA; encoded by the coding sequence ATGCACATCGTAATCTGTATCAAGCAGGTGCCGGACTCCGCACAGATACGAGTCCATCCGGTGACGAACACAATCATGCGCCAGGGTGTGCCAACCATTATCAACCCCTATGACCTGTTCGCCCTGGAGGAGGCACTCAAATTGCGCGACGCCCATGGCGGCGAGGTCACCGTGCTCACCATGGGGCCGCCCATGGCAGAGGACGCTTTGCGCAAGGCGCTCACTTACGGCGCCGACCGCGCGGTACTTTTGACCGACCGATATTTCGCCGGCTCCGACACTCTGGCGACCTCATTCGCTCTTTCTCAAGCTATCGCGAAGATCGGCGAGACCTTCGGTACGCCTGATATCGTCTTCACCGGCAAGCAGACGATCGACGGCGACACCGCCCAAGTCGGGCCCGGCATCGCCAAGCGCCTCGACCTCCTGCAGCTCACCTACGTCGCGAAGATCGCCTCCATTGATCTAAACACGCGCGAAATCACAGTAGAGCGCCGCTCGGAAGGCGGCACGCAGACGCTGATGAGCAAGCTCCCTTGCCTCATTACAATGCTGGAAGGCACCAATGAGATCCGCCGTGGCTCCCTCGACGATGCGCTACGCGCCGCGCGCAGCCGGATCGTGAAGTGGAGCGCGGCCGACGCCGGTATTGAGGACCTCACCAAATGCGGCCTGCGCGGATCTCCAACCGTCGTCAAGCGCGTCTTTGCCCCTGCTGCGCGGGCCGAAAAGGCGGAGCAAATCGACACCACCGAAAAGACGCCGCGCGATCTTGCCGATGCGTTGATCGCCGGGATCTTCTCGCGCCAGCCGGCGCTGGAAGACGAACTCGCCTTCGATGGCGACGCGTGA
- the nifA gene encoding nif-specific transcriptional activator NifA codes for MAPTRPEIMLTNVVNILSSMLDLRHGAIVVLDDENEPEIVATAGVTPSPPSGRDRVIPQAAIDEIVATGAPVVIQDASKSELFRAHLQTSSNGGAIPGRFIGVPVKAERRILGTLSVVRVRGDATGLPYDEDVRFLTMVANLVGQTIWLHRSFGMDGQRLMEEQCRREKSPDDERNDTGGRLPAKIDWIVGESPAVKQVLETVSAVAPTNTTVLLRGESGTGKEFFAQAIHELSPRRKKPFVRLNCAALPEGVLESELFGHEKGAFTGAISQRAGRFELANGGTLLLDEIGEISPAFQAKLLRVLQEGELERVGGTRTLRVDVRLICATNRDLETAVANGEFRADLYYRISVVPIVLPPLRERPGDISRLAKAFLKRFNKENGRELAFAPSALHLVSQCRFPGNVRELENCVRRTATLAQSTTIVQSDFACQNSQCLSSLLWKGADGSNGGNATDDLARGMPAGSPLTVRRVGGSESEASCSNACDPNDPACPAMGARLTERERLIDAMEKSGWVQAKAARVLGLTPRQVGYALRRHQIEIKKF; via the coding sequence ATGGCCCCCACCCGGCCGGAGATCATGCTCACCAATGTCGTGAACATTCTCTCCTCGATGCTCGACTTGCGTCATGGAGCAATCGTCGTCCTCGACGATGAAAACGAGCCAGAAATTGTCGCGACTGCCGGCGTCACGCCCTCACCTCCATCCGGCCGTGACCGAGTTATACCGCAGGCCGCAATAGACGAGATCGTCGCTACGGGGGCACCCGTCGTCATACAGGATGCCAGCAAATCGGAGCTCTTCCGGGCTCACCTTCAGACGTCCTCGAACGGTGGCGCCATCCCAGGTCGCTTTATTGGTGTCCCGGTAAAGGCCGAGCGCAGGATTCTTGGAACGCTGTCGGTCGTCCGCGTCAGGGGTGACGCCACTGGCTTGCCCTATGACGAAGACGTTCGCTTTCTCACAATGGTTGCCAACCTTGTCGGCCAGACTATCTGGCTCCATCGCAGTTTTGGCATGGATGGCCAGCGGCTCATGGAGGAGCAATGCAGACGGGAAAAATCCCCAGACGATGAGAGGAACGACACCGGCGGGCGTCTGCCTGCCAAAATCGACTGGATCGTCGGGGAAAGTCCCGCAGTCAAGCAGGTGCTCGAAACCGTCTCGGCCGTGGCCCCAACCAATACCACCGTCCTTCTGCGGGGCGAAAGCGGCACCGGCAAGGAATTCTTCGCACAGGCCATCCATGAGCTTTCACCCCGGAGGAAGAAACCTTTCGTAAGGTTGAACTGCGCCGCATTGCCTGAAGGCGTTCTGGAATCAGAGCTGTTTGGGCATGAAAAGGGTGCCTTCACCGGGGCTATCTCGCAGCGCGCGGGCCGTTTCGAACTGGCCAATGGCGGAACCCTGTTGCTTGATGAGATCGGCGAGATCTCGCCTGCATTTCAGGCCAAGCTGTTGCGCGTCTTGCAAGAAGGTGAACTGGAGCGGGTTGGCGGCACCAGAACGCTAAGAGTCGACGTGCGGCTCATATGCGCCACCAACAGGGACCTCGAGACAGCTGTCGCCAATGGAGAGTTCAGGGCTGATCTTTATTACCGCATCAGTGTGGTGCCAATTGTCTTGCCGCCGCTCAGAGAGCGACCCGGCGATATTTCGCGCCTTGCAAAGGCTTTCCTCAAACGATTCAACAAGGAGAACGGCCGCGAACTCGCTTTCGCGCCGTCGGCGCTCCACCTGGTCTCGCAATGCCGTTTCCCTGGGAACGTCCGTGAGCTTGAAAATTGCGTGCGAAGGACGGCAACACTCGCGCAATCCACGACGATCGTTCAGTCGGATTTCGCCTGCCAGAACAGCCAGTGCCTCTCTTCGCTACTGTGGAAAGGAGCCGACGGTTCAAACGGCGGCAATGCCACCGATGACCTCGCCAGGGGAATGCCGGCTGGATCACCGCTCACAGTCAGGCGTGTCGGCGGCTCGGAGAGCGAGGCGTCGTGCTCCAACGCCTGCGACCCGAACGATCCTGCTTGCCCCGCAATGGGTGCCCGTCTGACCGAGCGCGAGCGACTGATCGATGCGATGGAGAAGTCCGGCTGGGTTCAGGCCAAGGCGGCTCGCGTCCTCGGCCTCACCCCGCGTCAGGTCGGTTATGCTCTACGCCGGCACCAAATCGAGATAAAGAAGTTCTAA
- the nifW gene encoding nitrogenase stabilizing/protective protein NifW yields MSRCFDESHHIDVKEILARLKGLSAAEEFFAALGVSYDPKVLNVSRLHIMKRMGQYLGEEDFSGLPDQVIAARARAMLERAYEDFATSSPLAHRVFKVLKDHDPDNSAPPGRAFVPFDSVLKPIEKK; encoded by the coding sequence ATGAGCAGGTGTTTTGATGAGAGTCATCATATTGATGTCAAAGAGATCCTCGCGCGGCTGAAGGGTCTGTCGGCTGCAGAGGAGTTCTTCGCAGCGCTCGGCGTATCCTATGACCCGAAGGTGCTCAACGTCTCACGTCTCCATATCATGAAGCGTATGGGACAATATCTCGGCGAAGAGGACTTCTCCGGTCTGCCCGACCAGGTGATCGCGGCTCGGGCCCGCGCCATGCTGGAACGGGCCTACGAGGATTTCGCGACTTCCTCCCCGCTCGCGCACCGGGTCTTCAAGGTGCTCAAGGACCACGACCCGGACAATTCCGCTCCACCGGGCCGCGCCTTCGTGCCGTTCGACTCCGTCCTGAAGCCGATCGAGAAGAAATGA
- the nifS gene encoding cysteine desulfurase NifS — MRSIYLDNNATTRVDPEVVEAMLPFFTDQFGNPSSTHAFGSSVGVAVRRARQQLQALIGAEFDYEIAFTSGGTESDTTAILSALEVMPERTEIVTSAVEHPAVLTLCAHLEITRGVKVHRIPVDHYGRLDLDAYRAALTAHVAIVSLMWANNETGTIFPVVQLAAQAKLVGALFHTDAVQAVGKIPIDLKSTAIDMLSLSSHKLHGPKGIGALYVKRGVRFRSLIKGGHQERGRRAGTENTPGIVGLGKAAELASKFMDDENTRVKALRDRLEKGVLQRVPDAFVTGDPLDRLPNTANIAFEHAEGGGMLRLLNRHGIACSSGSACSSGSLESSHVLRAMNIPQTAAQGTVRFSFSRDNGEEDVDRVLEVMPGIVEEMRDTPRRKARAEDHNPDKAR, encoded by the coding sequence ATGAGATCTATCTATCTCGATAACAACGCAACGACACGGGTCGATCCGGAAGTGGTTGAAGCCATGCTGCCATTCTTCACGGATCAATTCGGAAATCCCTCTTCGACGCACGCTTTCGGCTCCTCCGTCGGCGTGGCGGTGAGAAGGGCGCGCCAGCAGTTGCAAGCGCTGATCGGCGCAGAGTTCGATTATGAGATCGCATTCACCTCGGGCGGGACGGAAAGCGACACTACGGCGATCCTTTCGGCGCTAGAGGTGATGCCTGAGCGCACAGAGATCGTGACTTCCGCCGTCGAGCATCCGGCCGTGCTGACACTCTGCGCGCACCTTGAGATAACCCGCGGCGTCAAGGTGCACCGCATTCCGGTGGATCACTATGGCCGACTCGACCTCGATGCCTACAGGGCCGCCCTCACCGCGCATGTAGCAATCGTTTCGCTCATGTGGGCGAATAACGAGACCGGTACAATCTTTCCCGTGGTTCAGCTTGCCGCGCAAGCCAAGCTGGTCGGTGCCCTTTTTCATACAGACGCGGTCCAGGCGGTCGGGAAGATTCCAATAGACCTTAAATCGACTGCAATCGACATGCTTTCGCTCTCCAGCCATAAGCTGCACGGTCCAAAAGGGATCGGCGCGCTCTACGTAAAACGCGGCGTACGCTTCCGCTCGCTGATCAAGGGGGGGCATCAGGAGCGCGGCAGGCGCGCGGGTACAGAGAATACACCCGGCATAGTCGGACTCGGCAAAGCGGCCGAACTTGCCTCAAAATTCATGGATGACGAGAACACACGGGTAAAAGCGCTCCGAGACCGCCTGGAGAAAGGCGTTCTCCAGCGTGTTCCAGACGCCTTCGTCACCGGCGATCCGCTGGACCGGTTGCCGAACACCGCGAACATCGCCTTCGAACACGCCGAAGGCGGTGGCATGCTGCGTCTACTCAATCGCCATGGCATCGCCTGCTCCTCCGGCTCGGCCTGCAGCTCCGGCTCGCTGGAATCGAGCCATGTCCTGCGCGCGATGAATATTCCTCAAACGGCGGCACAAGGGACAGTGCGGTTCTCCTTCTCACGCGACAACGGCGAGGAGGATGTCGACCGGGTGCTCGAAGTCATGCCCGGAATCGTGGAGGAGATGCGTGACACTCCCCGTCGTAAGGCACGTGCAGAAGACCACAATCCGGATAAGGCAAGATAG
- the rpoN gene encoding RNA polymerase factor sigma-54, which yields MESVVSLLQRQQQSLVMTPQLIASIRLLQLAHAELHQFVEQEIEKNPFLELASNDCATAGDLSPVSGGDPNIGAREKDGDVPMRAETTELLRQWKSIRDTANVAAGERPALEEFAASTETLHDHVSRQVALTGFTPKERLIASQLTDHLEDTGYIHVDLLELARRLNVAEADVERVLGTLQLFDPPGIFARTLSECLEIQLRQRDRFDPAMAALVANLEMLAQRDFQALKRQCGVDEDDILDMLHEIRTLDPKPGNRYQSGGPDYIIPDVWVLPSPGGGWQIELNPDMLPKVLINQTYFAEVSRLTAHNSEDQAFLNECFQNASWLVRSLDQRAKTILKVATEIVRQQDVFLEHGIAHLRPLNLKTVADAIDMHESTVSRVTSNKYMLTPRGVFELKYFFTVAIASSQGGEAHSAEAVRHSIKAMITAETLDHVLSDEEIAAQLRKTGIDIARRTITKYREAMNIPTSVQRRREKRLGL from the coding sequence ATGGAGTCCGTTGTAAGCCTTCTTCAACGCCAGCAGCAATCGCTGGTTATGACGCCGCAACTCATCGCGTCGATACGCTTGTTGCAACTGGCGCATGCCGAACTGCATCAGTTCGTCGAGCAGGAAATAGAGAAGAACCCGTTCCTCGAGTTGGCGTCAAACGACTGTGCGACGGCGGGCGATCTGTCGCCGGTCTCGGGGGGAGACCCGAACATCGGCGCGCGCGAAAAAGACGGTGACGTGCCGATGAGGGCCGAGACCACGGAACTGCTCAGGCAATGGAAATCAATCCGCGACACAGCCAATGTTGCCGCGGGGGAAAGGCCCGCCCTCGAAGAGTTTGCCGCCTCGACGGAAACATTGCACGACCATGTCTCTCGTCAGGTGGCGCTTACTGGATTCACCCCAAAGGAGCGGCTGATCGCTAGCCAGCTTACCGATCATCTGGAAGATACTGGGTATATTCATGTAGACCTTTTGGAACTGGCCCGGAGGCTGAATGTCGCAGAGGCCGATGTAGAGCGGGTTCTCGGAACCTTGCAGCTCTTTGATCCACCGGGAATATTCGCACGAACTCTCAGCGAATGCCTCGAGATACAACTGCGCCAGCGAGACCGTTTCGATCCCGCGATGGCAGCATTGGTTGCCAATCTTGAGATGCTGGCGCAACGCGATTTTCAGGCACTGAAGCGCCAATGTGGTGTCGATGAGGACGACATTCTCGACATGTTGCATGAAATCCGTACCCTCGATCCAAAGCCTGGAAACCGATACCAATCCGGAGGTCCGGACTATATCATACCCGACGTCTGGGTCCTGCCCTCACCCGGAGGTGGATGGCAAATCGAGCTTAATCCGGACATGCTGCCCAAAGTGCTGATTAATCAGACCTATTTTGCCGAAGTCTCTCGGCTGACGGCACACAATTCAGAAGATCAGGCATTCCTCAACGAATGCTTCCAAAACGCAAGCTGGCTAGTTCGCAGCCTCGATCAGCGCGCCAAGACGATCCTCAAGGTAGCGACTGAAATCGTTCGCCAGCAGGATGTGTTTCTGGAACATGGCATCGCGCATCTTCGGCCTCTCAATCTTAAGACCGTCGCTGACGCGATTGACATGCACGAGTCTACTGTAAGTCGGGTGACATCCAACAAGTACATGCTCACTCCGCGCGGCGTCTTCGAATTAAAGTATTTTTTCACAGTCGCAATCGCCTCCTCCCAAGGCGGCGAGGCACACTCCGCCGAAGCTGTCCGCCATAGCATCAAGGCAATGATCACCGCAGAAACACTCGATCATGTGCTTTCAGACGAGGAGATCGCGGCCCAACTCAGGAAAACGGGTATCGACATCGCGCGCCGCACCATCACAAAATATCGAGAGGCGATGAACATCCCCACCTCCGTGCAACGCCGCCGGGAAAAGCGGCTGGGCCTTTAA
- a CDS encoding FAD-binding protein: MTEEKFDAIVIGAGMAGNAAAYTMASRGLKVLQLERGEYPGSKNVQGAIMYSNMLERIIPDFRDDAPLERHLVEQRFWMMDDTSHVGMQYRSDDFNESRPNRYTVIRAQFDKWFSRQVREAGATVLCETTVTELARDADGKVIGVHTDRTGDVILADVVVLAEGVNGLLGTRAGLRETPKPETVALAVKEMHFLPEEVIDQRFGLKANEGCVIEAAGTISRSMAGLAFLYTNKESISIGIGCLVSDFAATMESPYDLLENFKNHPSVRPLIADSEVKEYAAHLIPEGGYKAIPQLFGNGWVVAGDAAQLNNAVHREGSNLAMTSGRLAGEAILQVKKRGDPMIKENLALYKSKLDKSFVIKDLRKYKDMPALLHTNSRNFFTTYPQLLSQAAQNFMRVDSTPKLDKERATTAAFVKERSRWGLVSDAVRLAFAWR, encoded by the coding sequence ATGACCGAGGAAAAGTTCGACGCCATAGTTATCGGGGCCGGTATGGCCGGCAACGCAGCCGCTTACACCATGGCGAGCCGCGGCCTGAAGGTGCTGCAGCTGGAGCGCGGCGAGTATCCGGGCTCCAAGAATGTCCAGGGCGCCATCATGTACTCAAATATGCTGGAGAGAATCATCCCGGACTTTCGGGATGATGCGCCTCTCGAGCGGCATCTGGTCGAGCAACGCTTCTGGATGATGGACGACACATCCCACGTCGGGATGCAATACCGCTCGGATGACTTCAATGAGTCGAGGCCAAACCGCTATACGGTCATTCGCGCCCAGTTCGACAAGTGGTTTTCGCGCCAGGTGCGCGAGGCGGGAGCGACGGTTCTGTGCGAAACGACGGTGACGGAACTCGCCCGCGATGCAGATGGAAAGGTGATCGGCGTTCACACCGACCGTACCGGCGACGTGATCCTTGCGGACGTGGTCGTTCTCGCAGAAGGGGTCAATGGGCTGCTCGGCACGCGGGCTGGCTTGCGTGAGACGCCGAAACCCGAAACCGTGGCGCTTGCAGTCAAGGAAATGCATTTCCTGCCCGAAGAGGTGATCGACCAGCGCTTCGGCCTCAAGGCCAACGAAGGCTGCGTGATCGAGGCAGCCGGCACCATCTCCCGCAGCATGGCCGGGCTCGCCTTTCTCTACACCAACAAAGAGTCGATCTCGATCGGCATCGGCTGCCTCGTCTCGGATTTTGCCGCGACAATGGAGAGCCCTTACGACCTGCTCGAGAACTTCAAGAACCATCCGTCGGTCCGGCCGCTGATCGCAGATTCGGAGGTCAAGGAATATGCCGCTCATCTCATTCCGGAAGGTGGTTACAAGGCAATCCCGCAACTCTTCGGCAATGGCTGGGTGGTCGCAGGCGACGCCGCGCAGCTCAACAACGCCGTGCACAGGGAGGGATCCAATCTCGCCATGACGTCCGGGCGCCTCGCCGGTGAAGCCATCTTGCAGGTCAAGAAACGCGGGGACCCAATGATCAAGGAGAACCTCGCCCTCTACAAGTCGAAGCTGGACAAGTCCTTCGTCATAAAAGATTTGCGGAAATACAAGGACATGCCCGCCCTGCTCCACACCAATTCCCGCAATTTCTTCACGACGTATCCGCAATTGCTGTCGCAGGCTGCACAGAACTTCATGCGTGTCGATAGCACCCCGAAGCTCGACAAGGAACGGGCGACGACGGCGGCCTTCGTCAAGGAGCGCTCGCGCTGGGGGCTCGTTAGTGACGCAGTCCGCTTGGCATTCGCCTGGCGCTGA